The sequence ttttctattattatttggtcaggccagggtgtgacatgggtttatgttgttgtatttcgtattggggtttttgtattattgggattgcggctgagtaggggtgttgtataggcttggctgcctgaggcggttctcaatcagagtcaggtgattctcgttgtctctgattgggaaccgtatttaggtagcctgagtttcgctttgtattccgtgggtgattgttcctgtctctgtgtaatgtttcaccagataggctataataggtttcacgttccgtttgttgtttttgtatatgttatagttatttcatgttacgctcttcattcattaaagtcatgagtaactaccacgctgcatttcggtccgactctcttttgacaaacgaagaacgccgttacagactgagcaactgggtcgcgtccatagatagaATGAACAACCGGccagcttgggtagcaaccctagatttgttttGGGATTATATCTTgcggaaggatgaaatagtatgaataaattaataaaaataaagttatttgaatatgttggtaacccgttgtataaaagtgataatgccttCGAAGCCGACatctcaggcctaacaacaccctTGTCAATATACCCTCCAGACACTGGCTTCTcatatggaacgccgtttgggtctttgcgtgtcaaaaacaGAACTCGTGAAATAACAcaattctattatagaatgttgtgtgtgctgAACGTTCATGTGCAAAGCCAAGCTCCACCACTACGaccagtagcactgtcaaagctgtacaaaaaataTGTCTGAAAACAAGCACACAGAGTGACATACCTGCCAAGTACGATGAGTTTACAATACCGTGTTGCTAATAAGGCATTCTTTTTTCAACCGAATGGGGAAAACGTCTGTGTGAGCATTTGAAATATGATCAGGATCAAACTGATTTAGCTAATATCTTTGATACAGATGTTATTAGCAACTTCTGTGGTAGCGAGCTTGACTGGTACAATGAATGTGGCTCaattcagtggtttcagagtcccgcaataagagctaCGATGCTAATGTTCTCTGGATGACACGGAGTAGTctgataccccatgtcattgatccacaatgcaccggtaaggctgtacagtgaaataaggatgcccccaatgcaattctaatacatccagtgtgatttcaacagatttgtcaaattaacttttttttttttttttttatgtatataACAACATTCAAACCTTGTTTAGCATGGTTTATTCAAGTATGGAATAATTCTACTATCTGTattaatttgcatcactgtcaatgacagaCTAGCGAACTGCTAATTCCACTATTGTGGCctatccttattgtggctagcttcataTAGGTGGGTCCGACCACCATTGATCAAATAAGACCTAtattttgcaacagctaatggggatcctaataaaataccaaaattaTAAATTAGGGGTATTTTAGATGATGAAACCTAGCTAGACAGTAAGTcggctaactatagctactgaaacagatgatgtagttttgctatgtttttggggaagaactaTGTTGGCAtccatcagctagctagctctttttatgaccagcactgtccagagtttggggaagtgtgtctGTGCTCGTGCAGCAGTGGCGGGTGTGCAAGACAAAACtataccagcatcatagcatacgtgtTGGTGAATCGTtatgacatatgaaatacgagtgatagtgtaatcaatgtgtaaaaaatgtatgaacaTGTTAAATTGTTATGTgatgtgcagtcatattcaggtcctgatcgGTCAACAAACTTATTTGACTGAATactgttatttgacgtgtatctttttggacatgcaaagacccaaaaCGGCTTTCCATATTCTCTGACATTAACACTTAATTGTAGCATACTAAACAAGATCAAAGACAGTCTGCAACAAGACAGTGTAGATAGAACACCAATGTTGAATTATCAACTTTTCCCAGGAAAAAGGCTATGTAGAATTATGCAATTTGTCTGTGTGGCTGTGAAACCAGAACACAGTAAGCTAATTGAATGACTTTGAGCATGATGCTGGATATCAACGTGCATGTTCATCAGTAAAATATTAGATTGGACAGCCCTAAGCCAAAGCATTCAAACTTAATAGAATaagttttgtttttcaaaagaAACTTGTGATTAAGTTCAGATGAGCAATGGAAAAGGAAACGTTCAACTACGACAGGACGTGTTCATTAAGGCACACAACCACaatgttttgcaatggaaaagCAAACGTTCAACTACGACAGGACGTGTTCATTAAGGCACACAACCACaatgttttgcaatggaaaagCAAACGTTCAACTACGACAGGACGTGTTCATTAAGGCACAcaaccaaaatgttttgcaatggaaaagGAAACGTTCAACTACGACAGGACGTGTTCATTAAGGCACAcaaccaaaatgttttgcaatggaaaagGAAACGTTCAACTACGACAGGACGTGTTCATTAAGGCACACAACCTAaatgttttgcaatggaaaagGAAACGTTCAACTACGACAGGACGTGTTCATTAAGGCACACAACCTAaatgttttgcaatggaaaagGAAAATCAGTGTtacttattggacaagtccaggtagtctctctctgtttcagtctgttttattccatttggtgcctaaggAGCACGACCCAGTGGCCAGAGCAATAAGAAATGGGTATACTACCTCATCAAGAAGCTGTCCAGCTGACAAAGGATTCTCTGGGCTTTAGCCTCACTGCCCAGAATAGTCCTGGCCTCTCTCATGGCCCCATCAACAGCCTAGTAAACagaacaacatacagtattagcACATAAAACCTGACCCTGTACAGTCAACACAGCTTAGAGCAGGGATGGGATTAATTCCATGTCAACTCAATTCAGTGTAGAAACGTATGAAATTCAGTGCATTTATTAAATATTTCTGATTTATGGGGCTCATTGTTTTGAGGTCTGAAAATATCAGACAAACTTTGGTTTTGGAGAGTAATGTCAGTTTAAATAGAATTATGTCAAGGTTGACATGTTAATATGAAGCTTATATAAAACCATGCGGGAGAAAAAGCTACTTCATATCTGTAGTATGAAAACAATGAAGAACATGTTCAGGTCAAAGAAAGAGTAGGGCTGAACACAGACAAGTACTAGAAGAAGTAGTAGTAATCCAATAGGTTTCAACCTGTATGATGTCAATGGCCAGAGGACAGAAGCAGTACCCGTCAATGAGTTCTGGACTCTTTCCACTGagccaaccctcctcctccttactGAGAGCCTTGGAGAACCAGGTCCTGACTCTACTCTGAAATCGACATAGCACAGGTCATCACAAGTCTGTAAGCTTGACACTATAGTTCTGAAAGACACTgtatacaacattataaaataatACATTATTTCCAATTCTAAAGCACTCTgaaagtagcctggtcccagatatgtTTGTGCTATCTTGCCAAGCCCTATGGTCATTAACACACCATAGCAGTttgcaagacagcacaaacagatctgggaccaggctactctGAAAGGATGGTTCTAGACGTATACACATGAATTTAGCCTGTTCATTAAATGTAGCTGTTTCTGGCATCCTGTTTACCTCTTTTTGTAGTAGATACTGCTCCTCCAATGTTGTGAGATCCTTCTCAGATAAAAGAGTTCCCAAAGACTCCATGTTGATGTGCCCCTCAAGGTCTTTGTGTTTTAAGATGTCACTGAAACAGATATAAAcatgttgtaaatgacatcaAGTCATTGATAGAAACCATACGAGACATCTCAGAAACACTCAGACTGTACAAGGCAGGAGGATAATGTAGGCAACCTTGACCAATCAGCTATGCCAAATATGCAGCATTTATGTTAGCAGACTTTCTAAAAAGGGGAACTAGCCTTTTTTTAAAGGGGAAGGTCAGGATTTTAATTTGCAGACATTTTTAAAAAAAGGGGGGAACTAGCCCTTTTAATTTAAATGTTCCCTCACCCTGAAAATAGTGAGCATCTTAGCATCTGCCACAAACAGTAGtggcttcccactgggcacacacgtTAGTTCAACATCtggttttgatttacatttggttgagttgtcaactaccgtcaattcaatgtgaaatcaaccaaAAATGTCACTCTGTCATTGGATGTGTATACATTTGGGTGAAAACAAAATTCCATTAAGTTGAAGACTTTTTGGAAATCCAAATAGTTtcccacgttgattcaaccagtgtttgCCCAGTGGGATGGTTTCAGCCACTACAAACTTCAGCTAACTTTAGCCACTGCTAGCTAACAATCAATGGCAGTGATAGGGGAAATTGTTCAATTTTCTAAATGTAATGGCCCAATCAACTCAAATCAACTACATATGCGGTTTGACATCACTTAAATGTTTGGACATTTTAAAAAGACAATTGCCCCTATCACTTCCACTGATTGTTAACAAGCCCTTCAAGAATCCAGGGCAACTGCCCTCCCATTTCCCACTTACTTTGGATAGTAATTGTTCACCCAGCAGAGGAGGTAGTTACAGTCATCCACATCGAGCCCAGAGCGGGCCAGTTCTGTTAACCTTGCTGAGAACTTCTGATGGTAAAGTCTCACATACAAGTTGCACATGTCAAAGTCTGGGGGGTAGCAGTCCCTTATGTCCCTGGCCACTCTGAGAACGTCCTCCTTCAGACGCTTGCCCATCCTACATACCTCCCTTTTCATGGACGTTGACAGGTTGTCCACACTGCTAACGCTAAGATTGTCCTCCTCCACTGTCGCATTCCTCATTTGAGAATCCACCATTTTTTCAAGCAGGGTGTCGTGGGTGTGCCGGCACTGGTGTGGCCGCCACACGGGGGCCTCGCTGCTGCCCTCGGGCCGCCCTTCCCATTGCTGGTCCTTCTCTTCCAGCAGCGTTATGGTTTCCACCGCACTCCGAAGTATCTCTAGGTGTTCTCCTGAGGGTGTGGAATTAAAGGTGGTGTGAACTGCCATCCATAAGTGGAGCAGCAGGGTTTCATAGTCTTTTTGGAGCGTGTCTTTATCGTCCTCGTTGCAAACCTGAACCAACCCCTCTACCGTCATGGTTTCTTGGCCAAATAGCTTGTCCTCTCGCAAGAGCAACTGCTGGCAAGCCTCCACCAAGCGATTTTCCTTCAGGTTCCCCATAAAGTCCAAAACCGCCTCTGAAAATAAACAAGTAGAATTCAGGTGAATGGTTACTACAAATCACGGACCACGAAGTACAGTAATTGAATAGTTATTTTAGTGCAGTCTGTACGTGACAATGAACGGTGACATAAATATATTGTGGCAATCATTTCTCATGGTGACGGAAAATATAATATGACTGATTTCTTTCATTTAGAGTTCCTCTTTAAGGATGATAAATCTAACAAATCAATATATTGAGGTAGTAGGCTAGTACTTCATACAGGCTACATCATAGCGCATGTATCGTATCCGGctaaagtttgaacacacctactcattcaagggtttttctttatttttactattttcaacattgtagaatagtgaagacatcaaaactatgaaataacacatatgtaatcatgtagttaccaaaaatgTTACAattgttcaacaaatcaaaatatattttatatttttcaaagtagccaccctttgccttgatgacagctttgcacactcttggcattctctcaaccagctttataaggaatgcttttccaacagtcttgacggagttctcacatatgctgagcacgtgTTGACtgcctttccttcactctgcgttccaactcatcccaaaccatctcagttgggttgaggtcgggtgattgtgtaggccaggtcatctgatgcagcactccatcactctccttcttggtcaaatagcccttacacagcctgaaagTGTGTtaggtcattatcctgttgaaaaagaaatgatagtcccactaagcgcaaaccagatgggatggtgtatcgctgcagaatgcttttgtagtgtgccttgaattctaaataaatcactgacagcaaagcacccccacacgtCACActttctcctccatgcttcacggtgggaaccacacatccagaggtcatctgttcacctacattgcgtctcacaaagacgtgctggttggaaccaaaaatcaaaacatttggactcatcagaccaaaggaaacatttccaccagtctaatgtccattgctcttgtttcttggcccagtctcgtcttattattgatgtcctttagtagtggtttctttgcagtaatttgaccatgaaagcttgattcacgcagtctcctcagaacagatgatgttgagatgtgtctgttacttgaattctgtgaagcatttatttgggctgcaatttctgaggctggtaactctaatgaacttatccactGCAGGAGAGTAACtttgggtcttccattcctgtggaggtcctcatgagagccagtttcatcatagcgcttgatggtttttgtgactgcatttgaagaaTCTTTCAGAGTTCTTGACATTTTagggattgactgaccttcatgtcttaaagtaatgactgttgtttctctttgcttatttaagctgttcttggcataatatagacttggtcttttaccaaatagggctatcttctgtataccacccatatcttgtcacaacacaactgactgtctcaaacgcattaagatgattgtggacttcaggaaacagcagagggagcacccccctatccacatcgacgggactgtagtggagacgctagtaagttttaagttcctcggggtacacatcacggacaaactgaattggtccacccacacagacagcgttgtgaagaaggcgcagcagcacctcgtcaacctcaggaggctgaagaaatttggcttgtcaccaaacgcactcacaaacttctacagatgcacaatcgagagcatcctgtcgggatgtatcaccgcctggtacggcaactgctccgcccacaaccgtaaggctctccagagggtagtgaggtggcaaactacctgccctccaggacacctacaccacccgatgtcacaggaaggccataaagatcatcaaggacaacaaccacccgagccactgcctgttcaccccgctatcatccagaaggcgaggtcagtacaggtgcatcaaagtagggaccgagagactgaaaaagagcttctatctcaaggccatcagactgttaaacagccaccactaacattgagtggctgctgccaacatactgactcaactccagccactttcataatggaaattgatgtaaaaaaatgtatcactagccactttaaactatgtcATTTAATATactgtttacataccctacattacccatctcatatgtatatgtatatactgtactctatatcatctactgcatctttatgtaatacatggatcactagccactttaaactatgccacttaatataatgtttacataacatacattactcatctcatatgtatatgtatatactgtactctatatcatctactgcatctttatgtaatacatggatcactagccactttaaactatgccactttgtttacataacatacattactcatctcatatgtatatactgtactcgataccatctactgcatcttgcctatgccgttctgtaccatcactcattcatatatctttatgtacatattctttatccctttacacttgtgtgtataaggtagtagttttggaattgttaggttagtttactcgttggttattaccgCATTGTCGggacgagaagcacaagcatttcgctacactcgcagtaacatctgctaaccatgtgtatgtgacaaatacattttgattttatttatattttgatttgtttaatacttttttagttaatacatgattccttatgtgttatttcctagttttgatgtcttcactattattccacaatgtagaaaataataaaaatgaagaaaaacccttgaataagtaggtgtgtccaaaacaTCCAAAACATTGAGTAACCTTAAATTAGGATATAACCTATATAAATTATGCACACATTCTAACACCAGAGAGAACGCCGAATACAACTTCTGACCACTTAATACTGTAGCTAAATATACCTGTTTGAGGTGGATTGCTCTCCACTATGGGTTTGGGGCTTCGTGGTCTTGGCACAAAGCCTAGTATTTGGGGCATCTTCAGTTTATGCCTAAACCTCCCATGTACTGTTTTGGCACTGCCCTCCATTACAGGTGATAGAACAGTCGCTGTCACCGGGTCGTGTCCGACCGCACCCATTTCCTCTGTGGAAAAAAAGGTGACGTTATACAGTCGAAAATATTTTCTCTTCATAAAACCTATCATGGCATTGCACACTTTTTTATAGCACTTATTATCAAACCACAGCTTACTTTTCATTGTGGCACGTGTAAAAATCAGGCAAACAAACTGGATACGATGTTATAGGCTACAATAGTGGGTTCGCGTTATAACATAGGCATAACTGAACACACGGTTTCTACTAAAACTATTTCACCGCAGCCGCATTTTGTGCAAAATATCTTTTCCGTTCTCTCTCTTATAGCGGACGTTGAGTGAAGCTTGCTTAGCCAAAACAAaaccacacaggcagacacataTTTTTTGTTATTTAATATTTAATAACGTGCCCAAAAAGGTGCACAAAGACCAATAAAAATGTCCCTACCTTTCATGCTCCCAGAACATTCGGTACCTCCGCGCAACCTAATAGTGACAGATAGACCTGTAGACTAGGCTTTGGTATAAACAATTGCTGGCCAGAGGGCGGAGACATTGGCGTAGATAGCCTACATTTGACAGACGACTGCTATTCATCATCAATACTTTACAAAACTTAATGTATCATTAGAAAAACATGCATTTGAATGTCATTCTTATGTTGACACTTGCAGATAAAATTTAAATCATTATTAAAACTAACAACAGTGTTATTATTGTTCGGACTGTCCCTCCCACATAAGTTGCATCAAATATTAAAAAGACCACGTTTAATATTCCCCTCATCATTTCCCACTCCATTCTTCAATCTCATCTTCCAATGTGATGAAAGTTAACCTCTTACAAAATCACTAGACAAATGTAAAACGATCACATGCTGTATATTGCAACCACTAAAAATGAAATCCTATTATTTAGAATGTGCTGTATATCATAGTAGTAGTGGGCATCAACAAAAGGCTATTCATATCAATGAATACATTACAACCGTTGTATATTAGGCTATTTATATGTGTTATGCTATATGTATTTATCTTACCTTTAGTCTTCCTCGGTCTTCTGGGCAGTACGTGGAGAACAGAAAACTTCATTGTGAATAGCCGAATGAACAATGCTTGCAGCAGCTCTTCAATATCACACTCTACTCAAGACTGAAAAACTCCACTGTGTCCACTGTTTATATTGATTGCCCACAGATCTGAGCGTTTCTCTTTGTGCGCATGGTAGGGGGATACCATGGGTCTTTCTGGAGGAAGTAATTTCCCCCTTCAGTTTCTACTTATCTTAAATTTGCTTCCCTGCTTTCCACTCACTGCAATTGCCTCACCTTTTGCCAACAGGAAAATAATGTATACCTTAAAGAggcaatctgggattcaaacaacCAGAAAGCAGCCACCTTGCCACTTTTTGGTAAACAGTTGGTGCTGGAGAAACGTTACCATTCTCAGATTCATTGACATAGCTCAACATgagatcaaaatgatagttttgaACCATGTTTTAAAGATACACAATGTTTGTTTAcagtttacaaacattggagtaaaaaacaagcttatattttggaactccaagcacagataggacaaACAGAAGCACTcatgtgcagagggtccctgcttcgaggagaggagagggacggaagctatactgttacactgccACCAGGTCATGTCCAACCGCACCCACTTGCTCTGtgaatttgtattttatttttacagtctCAATATTTTACACATATGATGATGTTCATACGATACCCTAGTGActcaacaaaatcaatgggggccccctgggGGTCGAGGCCCCTGGGCACGCAATATAGCCATTATAACTACAAGATGTAGATAGCTGACTAGCCTAACTTATCTAACTAACATGGGCTAGTAGTAGATcaactggacatttctgacagtTTATAAAGAGGAAAATTGCCCATGCACTACCAGCTTAAAAAAACTGCACCTTGTGCAGGTCCATATTGACTCTGTTCTCGGTCTGGATCCAGACCGTGGTCCACATATGAACTATGGCTgctctattttttttattttttttattttacctttatttaaccaggcaagtcagttaagaacaaattcttattttcaatgacggcctaggaacagtgggtttgaactcgcaaccttccggttactagtcacacgctcta is a genomic window of Oncorhynchus keta strain PuntledgeMale-10-30-2019 chromosome 19, Oket_V2, whole genome shotgun sequence containing:
- the LOC118371458 gene encoding tumor necrosis factor alpha-induced protein 2-like, coding for MKFSVLHVLPRRPRKTKEEMGAVGHDPVTATVLSPVMEGSAKTVHGRFRHKLKMPQILGFVPRPRSPKPIVESNPPQTEAVLDFMGNLKENRLVEACQQLLLREDKLFGQETMTVEGLVQVCNEDDKDTLQKDYETLLLHLWMAVHTTFNSTPSGEHLEILRSAVETITLLEEKDQQWEGRPEGSSEAPVWRPHQCRHTHDTLLEKMVDSQMRNATVEEDNLSVSSVDNLSTSMKREVCRMGKRLKEDVLRVARDIRDCYPPDFDMCNLYVRLYHQKFSARLTELARSGLDVDDCNYLLCWVNNYYPNDILKHKDLEGHINMESLGTLLSEKDLTTLEEQYLLQKESRVRTWFSKALSKEEEGWLSGKSPELIDGYCFCPLAIDIIQAVDGAMREARTILGSEAKAQRILCQLDSFLMSYKRSLEEFVKARRENTQAVVKANLVNIEQFRDFIVRREESIPEEIRTSCMSTLADLRDCGYGYFTGPIHEELRVQYHRLWTQAWFTGGQMVLDEVLGTLDRHMQQFTDLKPICVEELLGRLHMEMMVEYVKRMMKRKMRLKDKEQQEAAAKLLAEDSSKLSTYFTEAGSKISWLNEVLPKMAEVVRLQDPGSIQLEIVTLARDFPDLSWRHISALLSLKANLSTADIRGIKESLVENRPSVTSSNTIPPFFSKVPAGKFWHMPS